GCCACCGGCATAGCCCTGGGCTGCGTAGAGTCCAACGGCGAACGTACTCGCGACGTCTTCGTATCCGCCCATGATCTCCTGGCGTTTGATTTCGTGTGTATCGGATTCTTCGACACATCCGCTGAGTGGAAAACAAACGAGGGCGCTTAGAGCAAGGGCTAGGCGGGTTGGGGACATGTAATGACTCACGCAGGGAGGACTTAATGGGACGGTAGGCTTAGCAAAATGTGTGGCAGAGCACCAGAGTTCCCTACATCAACTTACGTGCAAATCGTTTCTGTGAAGAAACTCACCGATTCTGGCGGAAATGGCCTCGGTGTGCTCGAGGAGTCCTGCGTGAGTGGCGCTAGGGAGAAGAAAGAGCTCAGAGCCTTTGATGCTCTTGTGCATGTGTACGCTCAGTCGATGAGGGGTAAAGACGTCGCGTCCCCCGGAAACGATCAGCGTTGGTACGTCGATGGATTCGAGCAGATCCTCAGCACTATGATCCTGTGCGTGGACGCCCATTGCGATCCATGACGGTCCATCGAGAACTTGGAAGTGGTCGTAAAATGGCTTCATTTTCGCCAAGTCTACGTCCGGGCCGACCATCCCTGTCATCCGAGTTACCGTGTGAGTGGTTGGAAGCCTCATGTTCAGACGTACGGCCGGCATGATGGACCGCGAGATCTTCGGTCCGATGGCCTTGAAGGCGCGATACGCGCTCTTGCCGAATTGAGGGTGAAGCAAATTATCAAAAGGGCGTCCATAGGTTCCTAGTACGGGGATGAAGGCCAGAATTCGGTCAGGATGCTGCCGCCAGGTCTCCAGAATGATCTGGCACCCGAGGGAAAAGCCTGCCAGCACAGCCTTTTCGACCCCTGCGGCGTCTAGGACACGTATGAGGTCGTCCGCGCATGCGGGAATGGAGCATTCGTCGAGGTTTCGCGCGGGTGCCGAATAGCCGTGCCCCTTAAGATCCCAAATCAACGTGCGATACTCGGGGTCAAGCTGAGCGCGGACACCTTCCCAATAATAGTGGGAAGTGGCGTAACCGTTGGTGAATATTATCGGTGTGCCTTGTCCTCGGTCTTCGTACGCGATAGAGGTTCCGTCGCGTGCGACGGTATATCTCGGCCATGCTTGTG
This Microvenator marinus DNA region includes the following protein-coding sequences:
- a CDS encoding alpha/beta fold hydrolase, whose amino-acid sequence is MNSKPQAWPRYTVARDGTSIAYEDRGQGTPIIFTNGYATSHYYWEGVRAQLDPEYRTLIWDLKGHGYSAPARNLDECSIPACADDLIRVLDAAGVEKAVLAGFSLGCQIILETWRQHPDRILAFIPVLGTYGRPFDNLLHPQFGKSAYRAFKAIGPKISRSIMPAVRLNMRLPTTHTVTRMTGMVGPDVDLAKMKPFYDHFQVLDGPSWIAMGVHAQDHSAEDLLESIDVPTLIVSGGRDVFTPHRLSVHMHKSIKGSELFLLPSATHAGLLEHTEAISARIGEFLHRNDLHVS